In Leptospira bouyouniensis, the following proteins share a genomic window:
- a CDS encoding MotA/TolQ/ExbB proton channel family protein has protein sequence MNVSCNQTKKNITLSLVIALITIFAIVGKLEAQATPTTTPAAPTAETTQNAETQPETPAPAAEAQPETPSQDSEIGLVKLFVTGGWSMWPLLLSSIVGFGVILERMYFFFTAKLVRKGYNQDLQDAIDASGMQGVDEFLKANEGQRITDVLKNGMEVSQNDPEIFAAGIEREAGEVMTLLEKGLTVLSAVSTIAPLVGFLGTVSGMINAFDAIANADQVNAKVVAGGIKEALITTAAGLIVAIPAMTFYQYLQGRVGFFTSEVEEAANKIYKEYLKLKAGKKA, from the coding sequence ATGAACGTTTCATGTAACCAGACAAAGAAAAATATCACTTTGTCTCTTGTAATCGCACTGATCACAATTTTTGCAATTGTTGGAAAACTCGAAGCACAAGCTACCCCTACAACAACACCTGCGGCACCTACAGCTGAAACCACACAAAACGCAGAGACACAACCAGAAACTCCTGCACCTGCTGCGGAAGCTCAACCAGAAACTCCTTCGCAAGATTCAGAAATTGGACTCGTAAAATTATTTGTCACTGGTGGATGGTCAATGTGGCCTCTCCTACTTTCATCTATTGTTGGTTTTGGAGTGATCCTCGAAAGAATGTACTTTTTCTTCACAGCAAAACTAGTGAGAAAAGGATACAACCAAGACTTACAAGATGCAATCGATGCTTCTGGTATGCAAGGTGTAGATGAATTCTTAAAAGCAAACGAGGGCCAACGAATCACTGACGTGTTAAAAAATGGAATGGAAGTTTCCCAAAACGATCCTGAAATCTTTGCTGCTGGTATCGAAAGAGAAGCTGGTGAAGTGATGACATTATTAGAAAAAGGACTCACAGTTCTTTCAGCAGTATCAACGATTGCACCTCTTGTTGGATTCCTTGGAACTGTATCCGGTATGATCAACGCATTTGATGCGATTGCAAACGCTGACCAAGTCAACGCCAAAGTAGTTGCTGGTGGTATCAAAGAAGCTCTTATCACCACTGCTGCTGGTTTGATCGTTGCGATCCCTGCAATGACATTTTACCAATACTTACAAGGCCGAGTTGGTTTTTTTACATCTGAAGTAGAAGAAGCAGCAAACAAAATCTACAAAGAATACTTAAAACTCAAAGCCGGAAAAAAAGCGTAA
- a CDS encoding ExbD/TolR family protein, with protein MIKLKKKQELEEISAASMSDIAFLLLVFFMVTAVFFVKEGLNISLPRKQSEPQPFLRKNVYEILVTQDRYKMRNPAFGTKEYVSLQEFRDDLNHMEIPDLKNKLALIVTTGDTKYAKMLDALSAVQLRGFEKISVRKKK; from the coding sequence ATGATTAAGTTAAAGAAAAAACAAGAATTAGAAGAAATTTCGGCAGCATCCATGTCGGACATTGCCTTTCTACTCTTGGTATTTTTTATGGTAACAGCAGTATTCTTTGTAAAGGAAGGATTGAATATTTCCCTTCCACGCAAACAATCCGAACCTCAGCCATTTTTACGTAAGAATGTATATGAAATTTTGGTCACACAAGATCGTTACAAGATGCGTAACCCAGCTTTCGGAACAAAAGAATACGTTAGTTTACAAGAATTTCGTGATGACCTAAACCACATGGAAATCCCGGATTTAAAAAACAAACTAGCCCTCATTGTTACAACCGGCGATACCAAATATGCAAAGATGTTGGATGCTTTATCAGCAGTGCAACTTCGCGGATTTGAAAAAATCTCAGTGAGAAAGAAGAAATAA
- a CDS encoding ExbD/TolR family protein, which yields MLRRKRVAPSVPVSSMADIAFLLLVFFMVTSVLDSDPDLPINLPDVPGGEQLNKKIANLYLTADEKRTVYFNSVKMELNEAMSEIRAKISTTPDLKVLIHADQDLTYEELDNVFETLREIGALKVSLVTKTTQGGGLKGK from the coding sequence ATGTTAAGAAGAAAGAGAGTCGCACCTTCAGTTCCAGTGAGTTCGATGGCAGACATTGCCTTCTTACTCCTCGTGTTCTTTATGGTAACCTCCGTATTGGATTCCGATCCTGACCTTCCCATCAATTTACCAGATGTACCTGGTGGAGAACAGTTAAACAAAAAGATCGCCAATCTTTACCTGACTGCAGACGAAAAAAGAACTGTTTATTTTAACTCAGTGAAAATGGAACTAAACGAGGCGATGAGTGAAATCAGAGCCAAAATTTCCACAACACCTGACCTTAAAGTTTTGATCCATGCTGACCAAGACCTTACGTATGAAGAACTAGACAATGTTTTTGAAACTCTCCGAGAGATTGGTGCCTTAAAGGTTTCTCTTGTTACCAAGACCACCCAAGGTGGCGGATTAAAAGGTAAGTAA
- a CDS encoding energy transducer TonB, giving the protein MSGTVVTQKRSKRERIHRFIDRYRMETGLAISAVIQALIILFWFTPHLETDSLDDLVEEVAFIDNVQIQEPTTDSKPTDGDFDLTDKEKEEKKEDPRIAGASDPIVSGATSPVDLSPNVRPEYTSDAKALGLTGTMTLEVVISNTGEVLRVRSVGKQLGGGLEEEAIKVYRRKRFSPSILEGKPITVKVLVPIRFTLN; this is encoded by the coding sequence GTGAGCGGAACAGTTGTTACTCAAAAAAGATCCAAACGTGAAAGAATCCATAGATTCATTGATCGTTACCGAATGGAAACGGGTCTTGCAATTTCTGCCGTTATACAGGCGTTAATCATTCTTTTTTGGTTCACACCTCATTTGGAAACAGATAGTTTGGATGACCTTGTGGAAGAAGTTGCCTTTATAGACAATGTTCAAATCCAAGAACCAACTACGGATTCCAAACCAACTGATGGTGACTTTGATTTAACCGACAAAGAGAAAGAAGAAAAAAAAGAAGACCCTCGTATAGCTGGTGCTTCTGACCCCATCGTTTCTGGTGCAACCTCTCCAGTAGATTTATCACCGAACGTTCGCCCGGAATATACATCGGATGCAAAGGCTCTCGGTTTGACAGGGACCATGACGTTAGAAGTGGTGATCTCAAACACTGGAGAAGTGCTTCGTGTTCGTTCCGTAGGTAAACAGTTAGGTGGTGGACTCGAAGAGGAAGCGATTAAAGTATATCGCAGAAAACGTTTCTCCCCTTCGATCTTAGAAGGAAAACCAATCACTGTCAAAGTGCTTGTTCCCATCCGATTTACATTGAATTAA